One window from the genome of Candidatus Binatia bacterium encodes:
- a CDS encoding nuclear transport factor 2 family protein, translated as MEQTQFSRQEIEAAWRTRMALQDADDWEGFGKTFTADAVYIEHQFGVFAGRDRILAWLVPVMEYCKDWTYPVEWVAIDGNRVVHKWQNRLPGQKPDGTYYEFAGITVMLYAGNGMFSFQEDIYNQHELDKVLKEWHAARSRA; from the coding sequence GTGGAGCAAACGCAATTCAGCCGGCAAGAGATCGAGGCGGCATGGCGCACGCGCATGGCGCTGCAAGACGCCGATGATTGGGAAGGTTTTGGAAAAACCTTTACCGCAGACGCCGTGTACATCGAGCATCAATTCGGCGTCTTCGCGGGACGCGACAGGATCCTGGCGTGGCTCGTTCCCGTGATGGAGTACTGTAAGGACTGGACCTATCCAGTCGAGTGGGTGGCCATCGACGGCAATCGCGTCGTCCATAAGTGGCAGAATCGGCTGCCAGGGCAGAAACCGGACGGCACTTACTACGAGTTCGCCGGCATCACCGTCATGCTCTACGCCGGCAACGGTATGTTTTCGTTCCAAGAGGACATCTATAACCAACACGAGCTCGACAAGGTATTGAAGGAGTGGCACGCGGCCCGCAGCCGCGCCTGA